In Podospora pseudopauciseta strain CBS 411.78 chromosome 2 map unlocalized CBS411.78m_2, whole genome shotgun sequence, the genomic stretch CTCTCAGCCCACCCCTGCTAACATGTCATCTTCAGAGCAAGAGCGTCTTCCCTACAACGAGGGCTGGAGGCCCCCTACCAATGAGCTCAGCGGCTTCAGTCTCGCGAGTGAGGTTTTGGAGCTGGCTTTGATCACTCCTGAGAAACTTCCCGTCGATGAGTGCttgggcaagggcaagggtaAAGGAAACTGCAAGAGACGGCGCAGCTACCTTGGTATCTAACAGCTTGTAACAACACACCATGTTCATGACACATTAGTTTCCCTTTTCACTGTACCATATACCTGCTTTTAATACATTACAAAGGACTCGCAAATTACTCTCATTGCCTAACTTTGTCCCGTCTGTTACCCCTTCATTGTGATTTCTAGCCTCCGAGACTTCGGAACACCAGCAATAAAactatccaccaccaccatgctcTCCGGCGTAACAGAAGCGGCAAGCTTGGCTCCCGCACATTCCCGGAAAAACATGGCCGCAGCCAGCCGCATTTCGATTCGGCCGAGATGCACCCCCAAGCACTGCCGGGCACCGTACCCGAACGGGTTGAACGACATCTTGGCCCGCTCCGACAGCTGCTTACCCGGCAGCCAGCGGGTATGGTCAAACACATCCGGATTCTCCCACGCGACCGGATCGCGGTGCAGGCTCCAGTTCTGCGTAACCACCACCGTATCATCCGGGACATAGTACCCACCAAGCGTGGCTCCCCCCTTCGGCACACTCCTCGGCATTGACCCCGGCGCTGCGCCATACAGCCGCAGGCTCTCGTCAATAACCGCGTTCAAAACCGGCAACCCTTCGCACACCTCATCAGTAATCTCcccactccccatccccgccacctccgcctcaacctccctctGCACCTCCGGCCGGCTGAGCACGCACCAAAGCAAAAACGTCAACGAAATAGCCGTCGGATCCGACCCAGCAAGCAACAAAGCACCAGCATCAGTGACAATATCCGTATCACTCAGCCCAGGCGGCCCCCCTTGCTCTTCCTCCGCCAGCGCATTGGCAAACAgattcctcctccccccaccatccacaaccttctcctccctccttgcCTGCGCCACAACCCTatccccagcagcaaacaTCCTCTCCTGCGAGTAAAACACATCCCTTAGCGGCCGCACCACCAAAGCAAGCATCCTCCCGAGGTAATACACCGGCGGAACAAAATACTTGAGCAAATGCGCCAAatcccccatcctcctttcCAGCATAACCACAAACGGGTCCTTCACCCCATTTTTCACCGtgtcctccccaccaccaaacgtGAGCCGACAGACGATCTCGTTGGCCATGAGGGTGaaccaccccatcacctccgcccccttttctcctctcATTGCATCAGCCTTGATTTTCGCCACCGCGAGGGCAACAGTCTCGCGGATGGTGGGCTCCCATTCTTTGCGGAGGCTGGAAAGGGTGAAACCCTTTGCGTAGAGCCGACGCCGGGCAGAGTGTAGCTTGGGGTCCCGAAAATTGAAAATGTTATCCACGGGCccgggggagaggagggcgtaAAAGGGGGCTTTTGTGAAACCGGAGCCCATCTTGTGGATTTcgcgggcggtggtgggctcGGCGATGTCGATTTCGCGGGGGCTGATGCGGACGATGGGGCCGTagcggcggtggagggagTGGACGTAGTGGATTcggttgttggagaagacggAGTAGGTCaggcggagggaggtgaagcGGGCGTGGAAGGGGCCGGGGATTTTgccgaggggggagaggaaggctGTGCGGATTATCTGGGAGTGATTTCGATGTCAGGAGAACATAGGGCAAAGGTATGACGAGGGATGGTGGCAATATGGAAGAAAAGCTTACGGTGATGGCTTGGACAGTGACAAAGGCTAGTAC encodes the following:
- a CDS encoding uncharacterized protein (SMCOG1034:cytochrome P450; EggNog:ENOG503NXFT; COG:Q; antiSMASH:Cluster_4), giving the protein MTIYQSILDATTGAPLPFVGILLVLAFVTVQAITIIRTAFLSPLGKIPGPFHARFTSLRLTYSVFSNNRIHYVHSLHRRYGPIVRISPREIDIAEPTTAREIHKMGSGFTKAPFYALLSPGPVDNIFNFRDPKLHSARRRLYAKGFTLSSLRKEWEPTIRETVALAVAKIKADAMRGEKGAEVMGWFTLMANEIVCRLTFGGGEDTVKNGVKDPFVVMLERRMGDLAHLLKYFVPPVYYLGRMLALVVRPLRDVFYSQERMFAAGDRVVAQARREEKVVDGGGRRNLFANALAEEEQGGPPGLSDTDIVTDAGALLLAGSDPTAISLTFLLWCVLSRPEVQREVEAEVAGMGSGEITDEVCEGLPVLNAVIDESLRLYGAAPGSMPRSVPKGGATLGGYYVPDDTVVVTQNWSLHRDPVAWENPDVFDHTRWLPGKQLSERAKMSFNPFGYGARQCLGVHLGRIEMRLAAAMFFRECAGAKLAASVTPESMVVVDSFIAGVPKSRRLEITMKG